In Pseudomonas fluorescens, one genomic interval encodes:
- a CDS encoding DUF4406 domain-containing protein — translation MKRIYLSGPMTNMLDLNFPLFHSTAASLRAAGHSVINPAELNPDPGTWSECMRRDIAALMECDTVATLPGWQNSRGASLEVHIGKELGMKVVNAHDLVSMEIAG, via the coding sequence ATGAAACGCATCTACCTCAGCGGCCCCATGACCAACATGCTGGATCTGAATTTCCCGCTGTTCCATTCCACTGCCGCCAGCCTGCGCGCCGCCGGGCACAGCGTCATCAACCCCGCCGAGCTCAACCCAGACCCTGGCACCTGGAGCGAATGCATGCGTCGAGACATCGCAGCCCTGATGGAATGCGACACCGTGGCCACTCTGCCCGGCTGGCAGAACTCCCGCGGCGCCAGCCTGGAAGTGCACATCGGCAAGGAGCTCGGCATGAAGGTCGTGAATGCCCATGATCTCGTATCGATGGAGATTGCAGGATGA